One genomic window of Tachypleus tridentatus isolate NWPU-2018 chromosome 12, ASM421037v1, whole genome shotgun sequence includes the following:
- the LOC143235502 gene encoding adenylate cyclase 1-like codes for MLVVLFLAAFLWILILLAHVLALRNKVITWDFRDSFITRLAATILVIILIYSVAQANVFSCAVEPVCMETTTNVTQAPLYADHQSCSLPHYIVINSCLAFLPIVLFLRLAIIIKGALLLPMTVIFCMITEFTHAPLFSCYDAQVRTTVPFHIFGIVAIYQFLLAVLVQSRQVEWTSRLDFLWNALGKR; via the exons ATGCTGGTTGTACTATTCTTAGCTGCTTTTTTGTGGATATTGATTTTATTGGCACATGTGTTGGCTCTCAGAAACAAA GTGATAACATGGGATTTTAGAGATTCGTTCATCACTAGATTAGCTGCTACGATTTTggttattattttgatatattcgGTTGCTCAAGCAAACGTG TTCTCGTGTGCTGTAGAGCCTGTCTGCATGGAAACAACCACAAATGTCACTCAGGCCCCACTGTACGCTGACCATCAGTCATGCTCACTACCCCATTACATCGTCATTAATTCTTGTCTTGCCTTCCTACCTATTGTCCTCTTCCTCAGACTTGCTATTATCATCAAGGGGGCGCTGTTGCTTCCAATGACTGTCATTTTCTGTATGATCACAGAGTTTACCCATGCGCCGCTCTTTAGTTGCTATGATGCACAAGTCAG AACTACTGTTCCCTTTCATATCTTTGGAATCGTGGCtatatatcagtttttacttGCTGTGTTGGTGCAAAGTCGCCAAGTTGAGTGGACATCGAGGCTGGACTTTTTGTGGAATGCCCTG GGTAAACGTTGA